The proteins below come from a single Anaerolineae bacterium genomic window:
- a CDS encoding tetratricopeptide repeat protein, protein MELKPIRYRRRSSGRIRVVLLLIVLAVGLYLSGIAERSFRAVYIRYLGPYAIEIAHSFGIDAASLPELLQPTPTPTRSASSWLAEAEAAYWDGDLQRAAQAYAKAFELEPDNYQALVWQAQLEAWRGHPARAEELARRAVELAPEDPLALAVLGMALDWNGKPDEGIEYALKAVSIAPGSAVVRAFLAEIYADQGNWTRALEEAQTAISLDDSNVIVQRNLGYVLEMQGRYEEAIQAYQRAAELHPRLGLLYIGAGRNYLALQRYDEAIAQFEKAIQVSPGSADGYDALGWTYFLRGDPERGIAELKKAIEVDPEYAPAYAHLGAIYYTRRYYERAIEYLHKAIELGSVKEEYFYELGLSYVFLGQCDQGKPWLERALEINPRSIPAQEGLRLCNERH, encoded by the coding sequence ATGGAACTTAAGCCGATCCGTTACCGTCGGCGGTCATCCGGCCGAATCCGAGTGGTCCTTTTGCTGATCGTCCTAGCCGTCGGGCTATACCTGAGTGGGATCGCAGAGCGATCGTTTCGGGCCGTATATATTCGCTATCTGGGGCCTTACGCCATCGAGATAGCTCACTCATTCGGCATTGACGCGGCTTCGCTGCCCGAGTTGCTCCAGCCCACGCCCACTCCTACGCGCAGCGCCTCTTCCTGGCTGGCCGAGGCAGAAGCAGCATATTGGGACGGAGACCTGCAACGCGCCGCGCAAGCGTACGCAAAGGCATTCGAGCTAGAGCCTGACAACTATCAGGCGCTCGTATGGCAGGCGCAGCTCGAGGCGTGGCGCGGCCATCCCGCCCGCGCAGAGGAACTGGCACGCCGGGCGGTGGAATTGGCTCCAGAGGACCCGCTGGCATTGGCGGTATTGGGCATGGCGCTCGATTGGAATGGAAAGCCGGATGAGGGGATCGAGTACGCGCTGAAAGCGGTGAGCATAGCCCCAGGCTCAGCCGTGGTGCGCGCCTTTCTGGCGGAGATCTATGCCGACCAAGGAAACTGGACACGGGCTCTAGAAGAGGCTCAAACAGCTATATCGCTAGACGATAGCAACGTGATCGTCCAGCGCAATCTGGGCTACGTGTTGGAGATGCAAGGCCGATACGAGGAAGCCATCCAGGCCTATCAGCGGGCTGCTGAGCTGCACCCTCGTCTGGGTCTCCTGTATATTGGCGCTGGCCGCAACTACCTAGCGCTACAACGCTATGATGAAGCCATTGCGCAGTTCGAAAAAGCCATCCAGGTATCGCCGGGCAGTGCAGATGGCTATGACGCGCTGGGTTGGACCTACTTCCTGCGCGGCGATCCTGAGCGCGGCATCGCAGAACTGAAGAAGGCGATCGAAGTGGATCCCGAGTATGCCCCCGCCTACGCGCACTTGGGGGCGATCTATTACACTCGTCGCTACTACGAAAGGGCCATCGAATACCTCCATAAAGCCATCGAGCTGGGAAGCGTCAAGGAAGAATATTTTTATGAGCTAGGGCTATCCTACGTGTTTCTAGGCCAGTGCGATCAAGGAAAGCCTTGGCTAGAGCGTGCGCTAGAGATAAACCCTCGCTCCATTCCAGCCCAGGAGGGATTACGCCTATGCAATGAACGCCACTGA
- a CDS encoding DUF2723 domain-containing protein, with protein sequence MTQGAIPPSARFNRRDLLWAASLAALGLGLYGRTLAPGLLPGDSGEFQVLAFQVGLAHTTGYPVYMLLAKLLVTLIPLRDVAYRVNLFSAAMGALTLASVYLAGRTLLWSRWAASYAALTLMVSYTFWSQAVIAEVYTPGACFVALVLAMTLWWYTTGRPWALFLAGLCGGLGLGVHASVGLMAPAMGLFLWLSRRRWPKWWWPAFMGAAAGFALYLAAFLAVDMHAPPANIFRAAYGPSRSFWGLTETDLANPWKRIWFVGTAGQWRSAAFADPGRLMPERLTQFVRGLPREFAWPALGLAVLGLVALSWRDWRLGVLFLSALVIQLGFYFNYDAWDIYVFYIPSYLLLALLAGAGLNALLQFIERWLWTRVSTLPVGVAVLMIVLSVWPMLAPYRGALREGKVPFAGEQAYPYDHHVDTLRYTAMTIASQLEPNAIVFADWYWLYPYYYAAHIELGRTDLQFVEMAPRNDRGGLASSVVEFIREEIDARPIYFTQRMQAMERAGFRLTPVLVGSVQFYRVERRSP encoded by the coding sequence ATGACCCAAGGAGCGATTCCCCCTTCCGCTCGCTTTAACCGTCGGGATCTGTTGTGGGCTGCCAGCCTGGCTGCCCTCGGCTTGGGACTGTATGGGCGGACGCTGGCTCCCGGCTTGCTTCCCGGCGATAGTGGCGAGTTCCAGGTCTTGGCTTTTCAAGTCGGCCTGGCGCACACGACTGGCTATCCGGTTTACATGTTGCTGGCCAAGCTACTAGTGACTCTGATCCCGCTGCGCGATGTGGCCTATCGAGTGAACTTGTTTTCGGCAGCGATGGGGGCGCTTACGCTGGCGAGCGTTTATCTGGCCGGCAGAACCCTGCTCTGGAGCCGATGGGCGGCGTCCTATGCTGCGCTGACTCTGATGGTCTCCTACACCTTCTGGTCGCAGGCGGTGATCGCGGAGGTGTACACACCGGGGGCCTGCTTTGTGGCGCTCGTTCTGGCGATGACGTTATGGTGGTATACTACCGGGCGGCCTTGGGCGCTGTTCCTAGCGGGCCTATGCGGTGGGCTGGGCCTGGGAGTGCATGCCAGCGTCGGGCTGATGGCTCCGGCGATGGGCCTCTTTCTGTGGCTGAGCCGGCGGCGTTGGCCGAAGTGGTGGTGGCCGGCCTTCATGGGCGCTGCGGCTGGCTTTGCTCTCTACCTGGCCGCCTTTCTGGCCGTGGATATGCATGCGCCACCGGCCAACATCTTTCGTGCCGCCTATGGGCCATCACGATCGTTTTGGGGTCTGACAGAGACGGATCTAGCGAACCCGTGGAAGCGAATCTGGTTCGTCGGCACGGCCGGGCAGTGGCGTTCCGCCGCCTTCGCCGATCCTGGTCGGCTCATGCCTGAACGCCTGACGCAGTTCGTCCGAGGCCTGCCACGAGAATTCGCCTGGCCGGCCCTCGGCCTGGCTGTCCTGGGCCTGGTCGCCTTATCTTGGCGTGATTGGCGGCTGGGGGTGTTATTCCTCTCGGCCCTAGTGATCCAACTGGGCTTTTATTTCAACTATGACGCCTGGGACATCTATGTCTTCTACATCCCGAGCTATCTGCTCCTCGCGCTGCTGGCAGGGGCTGGACTGAATGCACTCTTGCAGTTCATAGAGCGTTGGCTGTGGACTCGCGTGAGCACTCTGCCGGTTGGGGTGGCCGTGCTGATGATCGTCCTTAGCGTGTGGCCGATGCTCGCTCCCTATCGGGGGGCGTTGCGGGAAGGAAAAGTGCCGTTCGCAGGAGAGCAGGCTTATCCCTATGACCATCATGTGGACACCCTGCGTTACACGGCGATGACTATAGCATCGCAGCTCGAGCCGAACGCCATCGTCTTCGCAGATTGGTACTGGCTGTATCCCTATTACTACGCCGCCCATATCGAGCTTGGACGTACCGACCTTCAATTCGTCGAGATGGCACCACGCAATGACAGGGGAGGGTTGGCGTCCTCGGTGGTGGAGTTTATTCGAGAGGAAATTGATGCTCGTCCGATCTACTTCACCCAACGTATGCAGGCGATGGAGCGCGCAGGCTTTCGCCTGACGCCTGTGCTGGTAGGATCGGTGCAGTTCTATAGAGTCGAGCGCCGCTCTCCCTAG
- a CDS encoding nitrilase — MKGVRTWLMARGVHALLRWKSRASLVRSALGRLSLPRARPIAGDRLWIGIAQTRLELVEDGASFAGHIGRLAARAVEQGAQLVVFPEDVGFLLLGLLPGARAAAQASNLEAAVSQAVGASVSIAELLRVVATGAWPIYQETFAGLARRMGAYILGGSIVLPDEAGRLYNVAFLFGPDGEIQAQQRKTHLFHIERDWGLEAGDEIVVCELPNTRIAFPICMDHTFHEPIRVAYLQGAEVIIDPSANPERYDEPSERRGVWSRVQESPAYGVLACLVGTLAGVVFEGRSQVVAPLALTPQGDGILAQAQMVDREEVVVAEVNLAALRAYKAAYGPQWNLALYRRYLPLLFKYAPSM; from the coding sequence GTGAAGGGCGTTCGGACGTGGTTGATGGCTCGGGGAGTGCACGCGCTCCTGCGCTGGAAGTCGCGAGCCAGCCTGGTGCGCTCGGCCCTGGGCCGGCTAAGCCTACCGCGCGCCCGGCCGATCGCCGGCGACCGGCTGTGGATTGGCATCGCCCAGACGCGGCTGGAATTGGTTGAGGATGGCGCCTCGTTTGCCGGACACATAGGCCGGTTGGCCGCCAGAGCCGTGGAACAGGGGGCACAACTCGTAGTGTTCCCTGAGGACGTGGGGTTCCTGTTGCTGGGCTTGTTGCCTGGCGCTCGCGCTGCTGCTCAAGCGTCAAACTTGGAAGCCGCTGTGAGCCAGGCCGTTGGGGCTAGTGTTTCGATTGCAGAACTGCTACGCGTCGTTGCTACGGGAGCGTGGCCGATCTATCAGGAGACGTTCGCAGGGTTAGCGCGTCGCATGGGTGCCTACATCTTGGGCGGCAGCATCGTCTTGCCGGACGAGGCCGGCAGGCTCTACAACGTCGCGTTTCTGTTCGGGCCTGACGGCGAGATCCAAGCCCAACAGCGGAAGACGCACCTGTTCCACATCGAGCGGGATTGGGGTCTGGAGGCCGGGGATGAGATCGTGGTCTGCGAGCTGCCGAATACCAGGATCGCGTTTCCGATCTGCATGGATCACACGTTTCATGAGCCGATTCGCGTGGCTTATCTGCAGGGAGCAGAGGTCATCATAGACCCATCGGCCAATCCTGAGCGATACGATGAGCCATCTGAGCGACGGGGTGTGTGGAGCCGCGTTCAGGAAAGCCCGGCCTATGGAGTCCTAGCGTGCTTGGTAGGAACGCTGGCAGGGGTAGTCTTTGAGGGACGCAGTCAGGTAGTAGCGCCGTTAGCCTTGACGCCCCAGGGCGACGGGATCCTAGCCCAGGCGCAGATGGTAGATCGGGAAGAGGTTGTGGTGGCCGAGGTGAACCTAGCAGCCCTGCGCGCCTACAAAGCCGCTTATGGGCCGCAATGGAACTTGGCGTTGTATCGCCGTTACTTACCGCTCCTTTTCAAGTACGCGCCCTCTATGTAA
- a CDS encoding immune inhibitor A → MQRKTNRTLILAISALLVALACCCLATLATGALVWIAVRDAEGGPIFKPGLPFSGDAETRSTPRPNTTSGKRMTPTPVPTRPPSETEQQLARVVIPTRDLRDLAQRLRPGVGPIPLVVNPTPPAYKVGDRRKFWVSNTDTDEHFQIEAELRYITPHLYMWVEVGAAVDEDDLRRSADRFERETYRINREFFGTEWTPGVDNDPHLTILHAHGLGENIAGYYSAADSVSRLAQPYSNEMEMFYINLDNTLPGTEFYDSVLAHEFQHMIHWANDRNEETWVNEGFSELATVLNGFNEGRADRFFLEQPDTQLNTWSDDPGGNSEHYGASFLFMAYFLERFGEELTKAVVASPANGIAGFDAALAAAGRSERFEDIFADWLIANYLDNPALEDGRYGYRSYEIARARVDQQHRSFPVYRQSQVHQYAADYVMLQGRGDVTVRFQGATTVRLANTQPHSGRFAWWANRADDSDTRLTREFDLTGVSKATLKMWIWYDLEDKYDFAYVEASDDGGKTWRILPGKYTTEENPTGNSYGHGYTGKSGGGETAQWVLEEIDLSAYAGKKVLIRLEYVTDDAVNYPGFFLDDVAIPEIGYQADFEADDGGWISEGWIRTDNVINQRWLLQVIESERRNVEVKRVGVGPDGTAEFTIEGLGRNGKTAVLVISALAPVTTEVATYEYSVEPRGG, encoded by the coding sequence TTGCAGAGAAAAACCAACCGCACCTTGATCTTAGCCATCTCGGCGTTGCTAGTAGCGTTGGCTTGCTGTTGCCTAGCTACGCTAGCCACCGGAGCCCTGGTGTGGATTGCGGTAAGAGATGCTGAGGGAGGACCCATCTTTAAGCCAGGGCTTCCTTTCTCCGGAGATGCGGAGACCCGCTCAACGCCACGGCCGAACACTACGTCCGGAAAACGGATGACGCCTACGCCCGTCCCCACGCGCCCTCCTAGTGAAACCGAACAACAACTGGCGAGAGTCGTCATCCCTACGCGAGACCTGCGCGATCTGGCCCAGCGTTTGCGTCCCGGAGTAGGGCCGATTCCACTGGTGGTCAATCCAACACCGCCCGCCTATAAAGTCGGGGATCGTCGCAAGTTTTGGGTCAGCAACACCGACACTGACGAGCACTTCCAGATCGAGGCTGAGCTGCGGTATATCACGCCGCACCTTTACATGTGGGTGGAGGTGGGCGCGGCAGTAGATGAGGATGACCTGAGGCGATCGGCAGATCGCTTTGAGCGGGAGACGTATCGGATCAACCGCGAATTCTTCGGCACTGAGTGGACCCCTGGCGTGGACAATGATCCGCATTTGACCATCCTTCATGCCCATGGGCTTGGCGAGAATATCGCCGGCTATTATTCGGCCGCCGATTCCGTGTCCCGTTTAGCCCAGCCTTACTCCAACGAGATGGAGATGTTCTACATCAACTTGGATAACACCCTGCCAGGCACTGAATTCTACGACAGCGTGTTAGCCCACGAGTTCCAGCACATGATCCACTGGGCCAACGACCGCAACGAGGAAACCTGGGTTAACGAAGGCTTCTCCGAACTGGCAACGGTCCTCAACGGTTTCAATGAAGGACGCGCCGATCGCTTCTTCTTGGAGCAACCCGACACTCAGCTCAACACCTGGTCAGACGATCCAGGAGGCAACAGCGAACATTATGGTGCTTCGTTCCTGTTCATGGCGTATTTCCTGGAGCGCTTTGGCGAAGAGCTGACCAAGGCAGTCGTGGCATCGCCAGCCAACGGGATCGCCGGCTTCGATGCGGCGCTGGCTGCGGCTGGCCGCTCCGAACGGTTCGAGGACATTTTCGCCGATTGGCTGATCGCTAATTACCTGGATAACCCGGCGCTTGAAGATGGGCGCTATGGCTATCGGTCCTACGAGATCGCGCGCGCGCGCGTGGACCAGCAGCATCGTTCGTTCCCGGTTTATCGTCAGAGCCAGGTCCACCAGTACGCTGCTGACTACGTGATGCTCCAGGGCCGCGGCGATGTAACGGTCCGCTTTCAGGGGGCCACCACGGTGCGTCTGGCGAACACTCAGCCCCACAGCGGGCGCTTCGCCTGGTGGGCTAATCGCGCGGATGACAGCGATACGCGTCTGACGCGAGAATTCGATCTGACCGGCGTGAGCAAGGCCACGCTCAAGATGTGGATATGGTATGACCTGGAGGACAAATATGACTTCGCCTATGTGGAGGCCTCCGACGATGGCGGCAAGACGTGGAGGATCCTGCCGGGCAAATATACAACCGAAGAGAACCCTACCGGCAATTCCTATGGCCACGGCTACACAGGCAAGAGTGGCGGCGGTGAGACGGCCCAATGGGTGCTGGAGGAGATAGACCTCAGCGCCTACGCCGGGAAAAAGGTGCTGATCCGCTTGGAGTACGTCACCGACGATGCCGTGAACTATCCCGGCTTTTTCCTGGACGATGTGGCCATCCCTGAGATCGGCTATCAAGCGGACTTCGAGGCCGACGATGGTGGCTGGATCTCGGAGGGGTGGATTCGCACTGATAACGTGATCAACCAGCGGTGGCTGTTGCAGGTCATCGAAAGCGAGCGGCGCAACGTAGAGGTGAAGCGGGTGGGCGTCGGACCTGATGGGACGGCAGAGTTCACCATAGAGGGCCTGGGACGCAACGGCAAAACCGCCGTGTTGGTGATCAGCGCGCTCGCGCCCGTCACCACTGAGGTCGCAACGTACGAGTACTCCGTCGAGCCGCGAGGGGGGTGA
- a CDS encoding response regulator, whose amino-acid sequence MARTILIVDDDPDAQKLISLILSRAGFQTTVAGNGPEALAQLSQALPDLLILDVMMPGMDGFEVLRRVRGNPATARLPVIMLSAKGEVRDRVTGLRTGADDYITKPADPLELVARVEAVLARVQRSAAAERGRVFAFIGAKGGVGTTTVAINVGAALSRGAGSHVPSAAQRLPDSQVILAELRRGLGSAAAYLGLHPRCTLGDLISDPQGISESAVYAALTAHACGLRLLPAPSDIPELPPCESSFAESLLEHLARSAHFVLLDLAPDSAFIRPLLPRVEAVVVVTNADPISLTGAQILISLARDYGLAGERCCVVLVNRTPGAGMSLSALANALKHPVQAVIPYAAEACLAAAREGNPLILYRPEELASITLIELTSRLTGIEVKDLSSLRTLPR is encoded by the coding sequence ATGGCTCGCACCATCCTCATCGTGGACGACGATCCAGATGCGCAGAAGTTGATCAGCCTGATCCTGTCCAGGGCGGGGTTCCAGACCACTGTAGCTGGCAACGGTCCTGAAGCTCTGGCACAGCTCAGCCAGGCTCTTCCAGACTTACTTATCCTGGACGTCATGATGCCGGGCATGGACGGTTTTGAGGTGTTGCGGCGCGTGCGAGGCAATCCGGCCACCGCACGCCTCCCTGTGATCATGCTCTCGGCCAAAGGGGAGGTGCGTGATCGCGTAACTGGATTGCGTACTGGGGCTGATGACTACATTACTAAGCCCGCTGATCCTCTGGAGTTGGTGGCGCGCGTCGAGGCGGTGTTGGCGCGAGTACAGCGAAGCGCAGCCGCCGAGCGTGGGCGTGTCTTCGCCTTCATCGGCGCCAAGGGGGGTGTGGGCACCACCACTGTTGCCATCAACGTCGGCGCCGCGCTAAGTCGAGGCGCAGGATCTCATGTCCCTAGCGCGGCGCAACGCCTACCTGACTCCCAAGTCATCCTGGCTGAATTGCGACGCGGGTTAGGCTCCGCTGCCGCTTACCTTGGGTTGCATCCCCGGTGCACTCTGGGCGATCTGATCTCTGATCCGCAAGGGATCTCCGAATCCGCAGTGTATGCTGCGCTCACGGCCCATGCTTGTGGCCTTCGCCTTCTCCCGGCCCCGTCGGATATTCCTGAGCTGCCGCCGTGTGAGTCTTCCTTTGCCGAATCGCTGCTCGAGCATCTAGCGCGGTCTGCTCATTTTGTCTTGCTGGACCTAGCTCCGGATTCGGCTTTCATCCGGCCTTTGCTGCCGAGGGTAGAGGCCGTCGTTGTGGTCACCAATGCCGATCCCATCTCCCTCACCGGCGCGCAGATCCTGATCTCCCTGGCCCGAGATTACGGCCTGGCCGGCGAGCGCTGTTGTGTGGTGCTCGTGAACCGAACGCCGGGTGCTGGCATGAGCCTTTCTGCGCTGGCGAACGCGCTGAAACATCCCGTACAGGCTGTCATCCCTTACGCAGCCGAGGCATGTCTTGCTGCTGCGCGCGAAGGCAATCCGCTGATCCTCTATCGTCCAGAGGAGCTCGCCAGTATCACTTTGATCGAGCTAACAAGCCGCCTGACCGGCATTGAGGTAAAGGATCTGAGTAGCTTGAGGACCCTTCCTCGCTGA
- a CDS encoding YCF48-related protein, giving the protein MHSRIVVYTGLLLSLWLLVAPEGAGTEHPARHSELALSPLNEPHGAVIALAQHPSHPEQLWAIAATQTPLRSVTALYRSTNGGTTWEPAGNDLSWLNFTTLAVTATGDLLLGTDDGLYRRSVADQVWRRVALEMAKSSPEQAFWPPQGMIIRQIILSEADPARLYVIAAENQRRAVHWLFRSGDGGHSFERFLIQEIEADSRSGLGRVLIDPADADRLYAATWGSILISRDGGVTWEPGGLDPSLAEGVIAIALAPDQPEKLFAVRAIRDDRGTHLAFNQSQDGGRTWSESTIEGVTNARPVDLAALPSGRLILSTDQGVLIRPPNSGPWTVTGGDLGEMGAFQLLVDRAGPETVWAATPLGVYRQRKGELGWTAHNQGLPPNGRVQALHSSPYFPNVWLAAMAWSPVSMQHGDEGIAPPSVLRATDGGRNWQVVEGLSKPRVYHFAEAPQQPGRIYAATQQGVCRSEDGGHSWTQCALTAQIVQSVQAGSGTRVYAGTYGGGLYFSQDGGETWAPIGFAGSNITNVLLRSDGLYVVVQGSNAGLYRTRDDGASWQILNWPAEPGVEMMRLAGNDQVLLAAMPGRGLWLSQDAGLTWVQASGLPQDAAFDTIWTDPRMPHRIFAARSDAGLWMSEDNGNTWKLVGETLGDNKVLDIAADYGTANGVVVATQMAGVWAGRRSTRQTPPSAVDARIEILWPQGWAPVAQATRANLSLRLFQPDSLEPVPCGWMPPVEIWEARDNEPARRLRQARPRRIGDALSSLWDANDLDVSHAQRPEARLYYIVRVPNVITRTSVWAHAADSRTYYPRPAQPTAVSNVMPTGGELDARILIVWPHDAAGRPQPVEEAELVNVRAALYLPGTLTSIPPEPRLTVRLMGALNNEVGRVLGIGRMRLMSAPLSYPVWEFDNVDVSAIRHTRSYWTFWLEVDGYLTRSNLWVHGTDARTNYPKPDQPIVGCRP; this is encoded by the coding sequence ATGCACTCACGCATCGTCGTCTACACAGGGCTTCTGCTCAGCTTATGGCTTCTTGTAGCCCCTGAAGGGGCAGGGACTGAGCATCCAGCCAGGCATTCCGAGTTGGCTTTGTCCCCTTTGAACGAGCCCCATGGCGCAGTCATCGCCTTAGCTCAGCATCCCTCTCATCCCGAGCAGCTCTGGGCCATTGCGGCGACCCAGACCCCTCTCCGCTCTGTAACAGCGCTTTATCGCTCAACGAACGGCGGGACGACCTGGGAGCCGGCTGGCAATGACTTAAGCTGGCTGAACTTCACCACATTAGCGGTGACCGCTACGGGCGACCTCCTTCTGGGCACTGATGACGGCCTCTATCGGCGATCAGTGGCCGATCAAGTCTGGCGGCGGGTCGCCCTGGAGATGGCTAAAAGCTCACCGGAACAAGCCTTCTGGCCTCCTCAAGGCATGATAATCCGACAGATCATTCTTAGCGAAGCCGATCCGGCTCGCCTATACGTGATCGCAGCTGAGAACCAAAGGCGCGCCGTGCATTGGCTATTTCGCAGCGGTGACGGCGGTCATAGCTTCGAGCGCTTCCTCATCCAAGAGATCGAGGCCGACTCCCGCAGCGGCCTAGGTCGTGTCCTAATAGATCCCGCTGATGCTGACCGGCTTTATGCAGCCACCTGGGGCAGCATCCTCATCAGCCGTGACGGGGGAGTCACCTGGGAGCCCGGCGGGCTTGACCCCTCGCTTGCCGAAGGTGTTATCGCGATCGCTTTGGCCCCGGATCAACCAGAGAAGCTCTTCGCTGTACGGGCCATCCGCGACGACCGCGGCACCCATCTCGCCTTCAACCAAAGCCAGGATGGGGGTCGCACCTGGTCTGAATCTACGATCGAAGGCGTCACCAATGCGCGCCCGGTAGATCTAGCCGCTCTGCCCTCAGGCCGATTGATCCTATCCACAGATCAGGGTGTGCTCATCCGGCCTCCCAATAGCGGCCCCTGGACAGTGACCGGAGGAGACCTGGGCGAGATGGGCGCATTTCAGCTCTTGGTGGATCGTGCCGGGCCGGAGACCGTATGGGCGGCCACCCCATTAGGCGTATACCGGCAGCGAAAAGGCGAACTCGGCTGGACGGCACACAACCAGGGGCTGCCACCTAACGGACGTGTCCAGGCACTGCACAGCTCACCGTACTTCCCGAATGTATGGTTGGCAGCGATGGCCTGGAGCCCTGTCTCGATGCAACATGGTGATGAGGGGATTGCTCCTCCCAGCGTGCTTCGTGCCACCGATGGTGGCCGGAACTGGCAGGTGGTTGAAGGCCTGAGCAAACCGCGCGTCTACCACTTCGCCGAGGCTCCACAACAACCTGGGCGCATCTATGCTGCCACTCAACAGGGCGTCTGTCGCAGCGAGGATGGCGGCCACTCGTGGACGCAATGCGCCTTGACAGCGCAAATCGTGCAGAGCGTACAGGCCGGGTCAGGGACGCGGGTGTATGCCGGCACCTACGGGGGCGGCCTCTACTTTTCCCAAGACGGTGGCGAGACATGGGCCCCAATCGGCTTTGCTGGATCGAACATCACGAACGTATTGCTTAGGTCTGATGGCCTATATGTGGTGGTACAGGGCAGCAACGCCGGCCTATATCGCACCAGAGATGACGGGGCGAGCTGGCAGATCCTGAACTGGCCTGCAGAGCCCGGCGTTGAGATGATGCGGTTGGCCGGGAACGACCAGGTTCTGCTCGCGGCAATGCCCGGCCGCGGGCTGTGGCTGAGTCAGGATGCCGGACTCACCTGGGTTCAGGCCTCTGGATTACCGCAGGATGCCGCTTTTGATACAATATGGACCGACCCACGCATGCCGCATCGGATCTTTGCGGCGCGCAGCGATGCAGGCCTATGGATGAGCGAGGACAATGGTAACACATGGAAGCTAGTGGGTGAGACCTTGGGTGATAACAAAGTCCTAGACATCGCCGCCGATTATGGGACCGCAAATGGGGTAGTTGTGGCTACTCAAATGGCCGGCGTTTGGGCTGGTCGGCGCAGCACTCGACAGACGCCTCCCTCAGCGGTAGACGCGCGGATTGAGATCTTATGGCCACAGGGATGGGCTCCGGTTGCTCAGGCAACACGCGCAAATCTGAGCCTGCGCCTGTTCCAGCCTGATAGCCTAGAGCCGGTGCCATGTGGGTGGATGCCGCCAGTGGAAATCTGGGAAGCTCGAGATAATGAGCCAGCTCGGCGACTGCGACAGGCGCGTCCTCGTCGGATCGGCGATGCCCTATCGAGCCTATGGGATGCCAACGATTTGGATGTGAGCCATGCTCAGCGACCAGAGGCTCGGCTGTATTACATAGTACGAGTGCCCAACGTGATTACTCGCACCAGCGTATGGGCTCACGCGGCTGACTCACGCACTTACTATCCGCGACCGGCTCAGCCAACGGCTGTCTCGAATGTCATGCCGACAGGTGGGGAGCTCGATGCGCGTATCCTGATCGTGTGGCCGCACGACGCGGCCGGCCGTCCACAGCCCGTGGAAGAGGCCGAGCTGGTCAATGTGCGAGCCGCGCTCTACCTCCCCGGGACCTTGACCTCTATACCGCCGGAGCCCCGGCTGACCGTGCGGCTGATGGGAGCACTGAATAACGAGGTAGGGCGTGTCCTGGGAATTGGCCGAATGCGGCTGATGAGCGCTCCTCTTTCCTACCCGGTCTGGGAGTTCGACAACGTGGATGTAAGTGCAATCCGCCACACGCGCTCGTATTGGACGTTTTGGCTAGAAGTGGACGGTTATCTGACCCGTTCGAACTTATGGGTGCATGGGACTGACGCCCGCACAAACTATCCGAAACCGGATCAGCCGATTGTAGGATGTCGGCCGTAA